ACAGCAGAAGAGCTAATACGTCCTTCAACCATCACAGCACCAAGACTGCCAGCATTAAAGTTAATATAACTCGCTCCTGGCATCACGGTCGTTCCTGCGGCTAGTTGTGCGCCCATTCTTACTTTGGAACTATCTAAAATTCGCGTATTATCAGCCGGAATAACATGAGAGAGAAAACGTGGAAATTTATCCACAGAATCGATGGTCGGATAGCCACCCAACAATTTTAACTCAATCTCATTTTCTCGAAGCCATGCTAACTCTATCGCCTCACGTCCACTCCATGCGACATTAGGCAATACCCCAAAAGCGCCATTGAGATTCAGACTACGAAGCGCTGCTTTTCCGGTTGAGAGTGCATAAAGTTTCAAGTAGACACTCTCCACGCTTTGTGGTTTGTCATCTTCAAAAATCAATACGATTTTATAATCAGATAAATCGATATCTTTTCGCATCCATCGCAATACATTAATCACTTGGACATTTTTATGGGCATCTCCATTCGCTTCGTCTATAAATGGGTTAAACGCTTTGTAAGCAAATTTGATAAATTTCTTATTGATATTAGCAACAAATTCACTGGCTTGAAAATCCACAGCAACATCGCTTTGATTGAGCGCTTCTATAAATATGGCTGCAGAGCCAAAGTTTTCATTCCAATTGACCACTGGAAAATTTGCTTGCAAAATAAGATCGGGATTGAGTTGACCCCGATCTACTTTTGCAATACCGAAGCCTAAAGGTCTTCGGTATCCCTCTTTGGCTTCAATTCTTGCTACTAACGCTTTGAATTCTTCCACGTTTTCTATAACTTTTGACAACGCTATTCCTTTGTATCTTCTTGATTTCTAGTGGCAACCACAACCTGAGCCGCAACTTCCGTCATCTTTTTTTGATTCAGGTGCCGCTGCTGCTGTTGAACATGCGCTTGGAGCGCCATTGATACCCATTGTTGGTTGGATGGACTCATTGCTGACGCCACCTTCATCGTTGATTTTTTCGATATCTTCCCACAATCTTGCTGCGGCTTGTTGGTATCGTTTGGCACTTTGACTCTCAGGGTTGAAAAATACGACTGGTTTACCCGCATCGCCACCTTCTCGGATTGCTGGTTCTATTGGTATTTCTCCCAAGATGCTCGTATCAAATTTCTCAGCTAATGGTTCGGTTGTTCCTTTGCCAAAGATATCATACTCTTTATTCGTTTCTGGGCAGATAAATCCACTCATGTTTTCCATAATACCGGCAATTGGAATATGAAGTTTTTTGAACATATCCAAACTTCGCTCCGTATCATCAAGGGCAACTTGTTGTGGCGTAGTCACACAAATTCCCGTAGTCACCGGTACGCTTTGCGCCAAAGTAAGTTGTGCATCACCCGTTCCTGGAGGCATGTCGATAAATAATACATCCAGTTCACTCCAAAGGATATCACGAAGCAATTGCTCGATTGCCTTCATGATCATCGCCCCTCTCCAAATAAGAGATTGTCCCTCTTCCATCAAACTTCCCATACTCATCATCTCAACACCATGGGCTAAAATAGGTTTGACTTTATTGCCGACAACTTCTGGGTTTTTGCCCACAGTTCCCATCATACGAGGTACATTTGGACCATAAATATCCGCATCTAAAAGTCCTACTTTTTTACCTTGGCTAGCGAGTGCAATGGCAAGATTGACTGTCGTAGTTGTTTTACCAACGCCCCCTTTACCAGAGCTTACCATCACAAAGTTTTTGATATGTGGTGCAATATTTTTACCGCTTTGTGAGTTACTTTTTTCTGTTGGCGCTTTTGGCTGTTTGATGGCGACATCAACACGGGTTGCACCTATAGAAGACAGTTTTGCTTCGATATTTTTTTTGAGTTCTTTTGCGACATCTTGGCTCGAAGATACAATGTCTAATTCGACATAAACATTAGTATCTTTTACATCGATATCTTTAACAAAACCAAATGCGACGATATCCTTCTCAAAACCTGGATAAATCACCTCTTTTAGTTTTTCATTTATACTGTTTTTATCTAGCATAAAAATTCTCCCTTTGTTTTTTTACTATATTTATTAAAGCTTTAGCGAGTCTTGACTCAAGCGACTCATCTTTTTCTAGATTTTTTTGCTTTCGTCTTTCGTCAAGCGAGACTACAATTCTAGTATCCGGAATTTATCACAAAAAAGATAAAAAAAAGCTTTTGTAGTGTATAATATTGTAACACTTTAAATAAAAAGGACAAAAATTGCCCGATTTGTCTCTTGTCATGTTAGGAGCTGGAAATTCGTCTCGTTTCGAACATACAGTTAAAAAGCAATGGCTTCGTTTTGATGATACTCCATTATGGCTTTATGCCACGCATAATATCGCCCAAAAAGCACAATTTGCTAAAATCATCATCGTAGCCCATCATGATGAACTCGCATACATGAAGCGGTTTGAAGAAGAGTATCTCTATGTCGAGGGTGGAAATTCCAGGCAAGAATCCCTGAAAAATGCCTTGCAGCACGTCGATACACCCTTTGTACTCGTCAGTGATATTGCAAGAGTTTGTATCAGCGAGGGATTATTGCAAAGGATTTTAGCACAAAAAGATTTCAGCGATATCGTCGTGCCATTTCTGCACGTCAGTGATACGGTAGTCTATGATGAGACCCCTATCGCTCGCGATAAGGTAAAACTCATACAAACACCGCAACTCTCACGCACCGATATACTCAAATCAGCCCTCAATACGGATATCACCTATACCGATGACAGTAGTGCCATCAAAGCCATAGGCGGTAGCGTTTCGTTTGTGGAGGGAGAAAATCATGCGACAAAATTGACAAGAATCCGTGATTTAGCACAGATTCCATGTAAGTATCCCCCTTCAAAAGATATATTTGTCGGCAATGGATTTGATGTCCATGAATTTGAAACAGCCAAACCGATGATGCTCGGTGGCGTGAAGATTCGTGATGATTTTGGATTTAGGGCACACTCCGATGGAGATGTCGCGATTCATGCCTTGATTGACGCGCTTCTGGGTGCAATGGGAGCGGGAGATGTCGGTGAATTATTCCCAGATCATGATGATCGTTTCAAAAATATTGACTCCAAAACATTGCTCACACAAGTGGTGACATTCCTCACGCAAGTGGGATTTGAGATTGTAAACTGTGATATCACTATCATCGCACAAACTCCGAAAATCGGCGATTTTAAACGTGAAATGGCACGCACTATAGCGGCCATCCTCAACATCAAGCCGATTCACGTCAATATAAAAGCCACCACAACAGAGCACTTAGGCTTTATAGGTAGAAAAGAAGGTGTTGGCGTCAACGCCACTGCAACATTAAAATATATAGATTGGACACACATATGAAAATTCTCATCGTTGAAAATGAAATATACCTCGCTCAGAGCATTGCCTCCAAGCTTACGACACTAGGATATCACTGTGATATTGCCACAACAATCAAGGATGCCTTGACAGACGAAAAATACGATTCTGTTTTGCTTTCTACTAATGTATCAGGACAGAACTTTTATCCGGTTATCAAAAAACATCAATCGAGTATCATTATTCTCATGATCTCTTATATTAGTAATGACACCGTTTCCAACCCAATCAAAGCTGGAGCGAATGATTACATTCAAAAGCCTTTCATGATAGAAGAATTGGTACGCAAACTCAAACATCTCAATGATTTTGATATGTTGGAAAAAGAGAACAATACCTACAAAGATTATCTCGCCCATACTTTTGAAAGCACCAATTTACCTAAGATAAATACAAAAGTTCATTTTCCTGCTATTATCAAGACCAATTCACAAAAGATGGCCGATGCCCTCGTCTTTGATTATTGTGCAAATATCGGTAAATCCTTCACCTTTATCTCGCTGACAAGTTCCAATGCCATCGAACAGATATTGAGAACCAAACAAAACGAAATCATCTATTTGGTTGATTTACAAAAACTCAAAAAAAGTGAAAAAACCAAAGTCTTTAATGCCATCGAAGATAAGAGGGTTTTCATATCAACAACCGATTCAACGGAAAATGCCCCTTATTTTTATATCGAAGTCAACAACAACAATAAAATACTCAATCAAGGCGAAATACTATCAATCGATGATTATGTGAAATATATCATCTTAAACTTTCAAAGCAAATTTCCCGATACTGAATTATCCAAAAAATTAGGAATCTCAAGAAAAAGCCTTTGGGAAAAAAGGAAAAAATATGGAATCAACAAAAAAGTATAGACAAATAGAGCTTGACAGACAAGCATTAGCCACGCTTTCGTATGCCCAAGAGGGGATTTTTAAACCCGTCGATAGACTGATGAATCAAGAAGAAGCGATTGATGTCGATAACACAGGATTTTATAAAGGAAGACCCTTTCCGTTTCCATTTATCCTAGCCCCTGCCGGAATTGAAAACGAGAAAGTCATCTCTTCTGTAAAACCTAACGAACGTATTGATATCGTCGTTGATGGTGAGATTCGAGGTTATATCATCGCACAAGGTTTTTTTGAAGTCGATCGCAAAAGAAGAATTGAACAAATTTTTGGCAATTATGATATCAACAATGAAGCGACAATCGAATACCTTCAACGATTAGGTAAATACTCGATTTATGGAGATTATCAAGTCGATTTTGATGATATTAAAGCCGTCAAAGAGTGCATCAAAACCAAAATCGCAGAAACTGGCGCCAAAAGTGTTGCGGCGATTATGGCCAAAGCCAATCCCTTTCATAGAGCGCATGAGCGATTATTTCGTATCACGCTTGAGCGTAGTGATTTGTTGGTAGTCTTTTTATCAAAACCTTCAGAAGATGGACTCTTATCTTATGATTTACGCTATAGATCACTCAAATATTTCACAGACAATTATTTGCCTAAAAACAGAGTCCTGATTGTCCCTTTTGAGAGCACCTACCTCTTCGCGGGATTTAATGATGCGATATTAGACTGTATTTGTGCCAATAATTTTGGGTGCAACAAATTCATAATCGGACAGCACCACACCGGGATTGGAATGTATTATGACAAAAATGAAATCAAATCCATTTTGAGTAAATACGAATCGTTAGATATTGAAATCGAAGTTGTATCACGCTATGTTTATTGTCGTGAGTGTAAAACATTGGTCAATACCAATACCTGCCCTCATGGGTCACACCAACATATCAAATACAATGCCAAAGCACTGTTGAAATTTTTCGAAACCGGATTATTGCCTCCTGCCATGCTGATGAGAACCAATCTCTCTTCGATGATTCTCAGTGAGATCATGCCCAACCGATTTGAGAACCTTAGCACTTTATATGATGATGTTTTTCCAAATGAAGGCTTGTTAGAAAACCATACAGAAGAAGAATTTTATCGCAATCTTCTCAAGCTTCACCAAACCACATCATTGACATAAGACGAGAGATTGCAACGTAAAATTTTAAGAGGAATATAACGATGAGAAAACTTTTTTTGACATTTTTTTATAGTGGGCTTTCGCCATATGCACCCGGGACTGCGGGGAGTATTCTAGCCAGTATTGTTGGATTTGGAATTTTGCATTATCTGCCACTAGAGACACTATTTTTGCTCACGATATTATTGACATTGGTGGCTATCAAAGAGATTAATATTTATAAAAAACTCACCCAAACTCATGATGATAAAAGTATCGTCATTGATGAAGTGGTAGGCGTCTGGCTCGCTTTTGTTTTGAGTTCTGGTACCACCGCACAAATGGTGCTCAGTTTTATATATTTTAGAATTTTTGACATTTGGAAACCTTCTATTATCGGTAAAATCGATAAAAATGTCACAGGAGGCTGGGGTGTCATGGGCGATGATATTGTCGCAGGAATCGTCGCAGGAATTTGCAGTGCGGGAACATGGCAACTTTATATGTATCTTTTTAGTGCCTAAGTCCATCACCCCATCAGATGAAAGCCATCGCGTTCATATGATGAGGCAAATGCCAAAAAAGATGCGCTTTCACGTTCGCTAAGATTGAGCTCCCAAACAATTCCCTCTCCCTCATATTCACGCTTTGGGAAGGGAATTCCCTCATGTTTCAAAAAATGTTCAAATCGAGCCACTAACGTATAGCGCGTAAAAAATCTCACACTATGACGTGCTTCAAATAGTTGTAAATCCGCCCTATCAATCACCGCTTTGGCACAACTACTATAAGCTCGCACCAAACCGCCAGTACCCAGTTTGATTCCACCAAAATAACGCACAATCAAAATCGCACACTCAATCAAATTACTGCCACGCATCACATTGAGTACCGGAGGTCCTGAAGTACCTTTGGGCTCGCCATCATCGCTACTATTCTCTACAATTTGCTGGTATTCATTCAAATAGCGCTTCGCCCAAACAATGTGTCTGGCTTTGGGGTGTTCTTCTTTTAAGCGTTCATAAAGAGTATCAATCTGCGATAGGGGCGTCAAGTATCCTATAAATGTCGATTTTTTGACTTCGATTTGTTCGTGAAACAGTTCTGTGACACTCTGCACTACCGATTCCTTTTTTATGAGTTATTATGTTATTATAACATTAATAATCAATGAAAAAAGGGGAATGGATGACAAAATTGGTGGATACGATACTGGACTTTGCTATTATTGTAGGCGTCAGCTTAATCCTATTTTATGGGCTCACCTTTCTCGGTGCGCCATTGTGGCTCAGTTTGATTTGTGTCGCTATTTGGGGTGGATTTACCGGTTATAAACCTAAAATTGTCAGAAAACCCTTTAAGTTTTTATACAAAGATGACCAAGAGAAATAAAGATTGCTCTCTTAGAGCAATCTTATTTCTGCTTTGATGTCTGAGGGCTTGCCAAAATAAAGTGCAGATGTCACCAAAATATCAACACCTGATGCGGCTATTGCTTCAACATTCTGAAGATTGACACCCCCTGCGGCACTCACTTTACTTTGAGTCGATATTTTTTTGATTTCACTGACGGTTTGGGTGAGCATTTCGGGACTAAATTTGTCCAATTGAATGATATCTATCTGAGCGCGGGCTAGTTTCAAAGCATCTTCAGGGTTGTGAGCTTCCACCGCAATCTTTTTCTCACACGATTGTTGTTTCAATTCATCTAATCGCTCCAAAAATCGGTCCAATCCACCGATAAATTCTAAATGTTCTTGAAATACCAAGATACTCTCACTCAAACCCAAACGGTGCGGATATGCCCCACCTGAGAGAATCGCTTTCATCGCAAGTGCCTTGGTTCCAGGGATATTTTTACGCGTTGTCACCACTTCTATTTTCGGATTGATTTTTTTGGCTAAATCAACAAATGTTTTCGTCCGTGTTGCAATTCCTGAGCCACTTTCTAAAATATTGACGCAAACTTTCCATACAATATGAATCGCATCGGCGCGACCGCGCCCCTCAATCAAAACGGCACCTTTTTTTACAAAGGTTCCTGATTTTTGATAAGTGAGAAGTTCGATATCATATTTTTCAAATATTTTTTTTACTTCTTCGGTTCCGCATATGCACAAATCTTCTCTGGCAACATAACGCAAGCTTCCTTCTTGGGTTTCAATCCCTAAAAGATGACTGGTGAGATCCATATATGGAAGATCTTCTTCTACAAATTTTTCTAACATACTGTCTGATATATACATCATGATACTTATCTATTTCCTATTTTTTAACACATTATAATACATTTTATAAAAAAGCTCCTTGACTCACGTCACTGCCTATTTTGATAGACTTTGAGCTTTTTCATAAGCTGCGCGCATCGCTTTGATAAAACTATCGCGCACGCCTCCCTCTTCTAACGCAGCGATTCCTGCGATGGTCGTGCCATTGGGAGAGGTCACCTGGTCTTTTAAGATGGCTGGATGCGTCTGTTCAAGCACACTACCCACGCCTTCAAAAAGTGCGGAGATAAACTGATAACTCTCAGCACGTTTGAGCCCAAGATTGACCGCGCCATCGCTCAGTGACTCTGCCACTAATGCCAACCACGCCGGAGCCGATCCGGCAAGTGCTGAAGCGATATCGAGCGCATTTTCACTTTGTAACCAAAAACATTTACCGATAGAATTCAAAATCTCAATGGCTTGATCTTTTAATGCCTCATCACCACACAGCGAGGTCGCTGATTTTTGTACAGAGGCAGCCATATTTGGCATCGCACGCACATAATAAGTCGCATCAATTTTGCTTTTTAGTCTTTCTATGGGAGTTCCTGCCAATATAGAAATCAATCCTGCGGCATGACCTTTGATTTCTAAAGCATCTAAAGATTGTGGCTTGATAGCCAAAATCACGATAAAACCATCGATTGAATCCACGGCATTCACCACATTGATATCAGGGTAGCGCTCCTTCAACTTTGTGGCGCGTTCTGTTTTTCTTTCTATGACAGTAATATCGTATTGGCAGAGGCCTTTTAACATCGCTCCGCCCATATTCCCAGCTCCGATTAATAATAACTTCACACTACTTCCTTTCTATTTTCCAAATACTTTTTTCAAAAGTGACGTCGTTTGTTCTACGGGATTTTCTCTAATCTTCTTCTCTTGTTGTGCTATCATGACAAACAATCCGTCGATCGCTTTTTGGGTAACATAATCATTTAGATTTTCTTCACTCGC
This genomic window from Sulfurospirillum sp. 1612 contains:
- the proC gene encoding pyrroline-5-carboxylate reductase, producing the protein MKLLLIGAGNMGGAMLKGLCQYDITVIERKTERATKLKERYPDINVVNAVDSIDGFIVILAIKPQSLDALEIKGHAAGLISILAGTPIERLKSKIDATYYVRAMPNMAASVQKSATSLCGDEALKDQAIEILNSIGKCFWLQSENALDIASALAGSAPAWLALVAESLSDGAVNLGLKRAESYQFISALFEGVGSVLEQTHPAILKDQVTSPNGTTIAGIAALEEGGVRDSFIKAMRAAYEKAQSLSK
- a CDS encoding response regulator, whose translation is MKILIVENEIYLAQSIASKLTTLGYHCDIATTIKDALTDEKYDSVLLSTNVSGQNFYPVIKKHQSSIIILMISYISNDTVSNPIKAGANDYIQKPFMIEELVRKLKHLNDFDMLEKENNTYKDYLAHTFESTNLPKINTKVHFPAIIKTNSQKMADALVFDYCANIGKSFTFISLTSSNAIEQILRTKQNEIIYLVDLQKLKKSEKTKVFNAIEDKRVFISTTDSTENAPYFYIEVNNNNKILNQGEILSIDDYVKYIILNFQSKFPDTELSKKLGISRKSLWEKRKKYGINKKV
- the modD gene encoding ModD protein, which gives rise to MMYISDSMLEKFVEEDLPYMDLTSHLLGIETQEGSLRYVAREDLCICGTEEVKKIFEKYDIELLTYQKSGTFVKKGAVLIEGRGRADAIHIVWKVCVNILESGSGIATRTKTFVDLAKKINPKIEVVTTRKNIPGTKALAMKAILSGGAYPHRLGLSESILVFQEHLEFIGGLDRFLERLDELKQQSCEKKIAVEAHNPEDALKLARAQIDIIQLDKFSPEMLTQTVSEIKKISTQSKVSAAGGVNLQNVEAIAASGVDILVTSALYFGKPSDIKAEIRLL
- a CDS encoding phosphatidylglycerophosphatase A family protein — its product is MRKLFLTFFYSGLSPYAPGTAGSILASIVGFGILHYLPLETLFLLTILLTLVAIKEINIYKKLTQTHDDKSIVIDEVVGVWLAFVLSSGTTAQMVLSFIYFRIFDIWKPSIIGKIDKNVTGGWGVMGDDIVAGIVAGICSAGTWQLYMYLFSA
- a CDS encoding sulfate adenylyltransferase, whose amino-acid sequence is MESTKKYRQIELDRQALATLSYAQEGIFKPVDRLMNQEEAIDVDNTGFYKGRPFPFPFILAPAGIENEKVISSVKPNERIDIVVDGEIRGYIIAQGFFEVDRKRRIEQIFGNYDINNEATIEYLQRLGKYSIYGDYQVDFDDIKAVKECIKTKIAETGAKSVAAIMAKANPFHRAHERLFRITLERSDLLVVFLSKPSEDGLLSYDLRYRSLKYFTDNYLPKNRVLIVPFESTYLFAGFNDAILDCICANNFGCNKFIIGQHHTGIGMYYDKNEIKSILSKYESLDIEIEVVSRYVYCRECKTLVNTNTCPHGSHQHIKYNAKALLKFFETGLLPPAMLMRTNLSSMILSEIMPNRFENLSTLYDDVFPNEGLLENHTEEEFYRNLLKLHQTTSLT
- a CDS encoding IMPACT family protein gives rise to the protein MQSVTELFHEQIEVKKSTFIGYLTPLSQIDTLYERLKEEHPKARHIVWAKRYLNEYQQIVENSSDDGEPKGTSGPPVLNVMRGSNLIECAILIVRYFGGIKLGTGGLVRAYSSCAKAVIDRADLQLFEARHSVRFFTRYTLVARFEHFLKHEGIPFPKREYEGEGIVWELNLSERESASFLAFASSYERDGFHLMG
- a CDS encoding bifunctional 2-C-methyl-D-erythritol 4-phosphate cytidylyltransferase/2-C-methyl-D-erythritol 2,4-cyclodiphosphate synthase, which codes for MPDLSLVMLGAGNSSRFEHTVKKQWLRFDDTPLWLYATHNIAQKAQFAKIIIVAHHDELAYMKRFEEEYLYVEGGNSRQESLKNALQHVDTPFVLVSDIARVCISEGLLQRILAQKDFSDIVVPFLHVSDTVVYDETPIARDKVKLIQTPQLSRTDILKSALNTDITYTDDSSAIKAIGGSVSFVEGENHATKLTRIRDLAQIPCKYPPSKDIFVGNGFDVHEFETAKPMMLGGVKIRDDFGFRAHSDGDVAIHALIDALLGAMGAGDVGELFPDHDDRFKNIDSKTLLTQVVTFLTQVGFEIVNCDITIIAQTPKIGDFKREMARTIAAILNIKPIHVNIKATTTEHLGFIGRKEGVGVNATATLKYIDWTHI
- a CDS encoding tetrahydrodipicolinate N-succinyltransferase N-terminal domain-containing protein — protein: MSKVIENVEEFKALVARIEAKEGYRRPLGFGIAKVDRGQLNPDLILQANFPVVNWNENFGSAAIFIEALNQSDVAVDFQASEFVANINKKFIKFAYKAFNPFIDEANGDAHKNVQVINVLRWMRKDIDLSDYKIVLIFEDDKPQSVESVYLKLYALSTGKAALRSLNLNGAFGVLPNVAWSGREAIELAWLRENEIELKLLGGYPTIDSVDKFPRFLSHVIPADNTRILDSSKVRMGAQLAAGTTVMPGASYINFNAGSLGAVMVEGRISSSAVVGKGSDVGGGASILGVLSGTNGNPVSIGENTLLGANSVTGIPLGDGCIVDAGISILEGTKIAIMPEQLAKIKAVNPDFVAKESDQIQFFKGLDLAELHGVHFRQNSTNGMIMASRSQREIVLNSELH
- a CDS encoding Mrp/NBP35 family ATP-binding protein — protein: MLDKNSINEKLKEVIYPGFEKDIVAFGFVKDIDVKDTNVYVELDIVSSSQDVAKELKKNIEAKLSSIGATRVDVAIKQPKAPTEKSNSQSGKNIAPHIKNFVMVSSGKGGVGKTTTTVNLAIALASQGKKVGLLDADIYGPNVPRMMGTVGKNPEVVGNKVKPILAHGVEMMSMGSLMEEGQSLIWRGAMIMKAIEQLLRDILWSELDVLFIDMPPGTGDAQLTLAQSVPVTTGICVTTPQQVALDDTERSLDMFKKLHIPIAGIMENMSGFICPETNKEYDIFGKGTTEPLAEKFDTSILGEIPIEPAIREGGDAGKPVVFFNPESQSAKRYQQAAARLWEDIEKINDEGGVSNESIQPTMGINGAPSACSTAAAAPESKKDDGSCGSGCGCH